From the genome of Impatiens glandulifera chromosome 9, dImpGla2.1, whole genome shotgun sequence, one region includes:
- the LOC124915560 gene encoding uncharacterized protein LOC124915560 — MASSSIFSARNPPSSAASTILTHFRTHLSQSFSFTSISISCPKTHSSSLCRAAKQQSGSTKKNSSTATNKKKKKGDDRGGFSKKWSVDEEIEDEGDVFGDELDEHDIVRSGVRYQPLPLPKPPAGFVVDEQGKVLIASNKRIVTLIDPSNNFPLECSVRRVFRSSGEDECMLLCPVDTPVQILKSKNVEGWSAISDEEVEAILPTAAYALAKIHMHLVHSGFCYTARGGFCYTEDDIFEFHTDDGQDVDGLPTEGIEITCFHMDGSHYMIYTPSDPLLFVVKKDQSGQLQIADDDLLEDPAVVGAIDEETEFNALVEEEAALLDTLSGKR, encoded by the exons ATGGCttcatcttccattttctcTGCTCGAAATCCCCCTTCAAGCGCTGCTTCCACTATCCTCACACATTTCAGGACCCATTTGAGCCAATCTTTCTCTTTTACTTCAATCTCGATTTCTTGCCCCAAAACCCATAGCTCATCTCTCTGCCGAGCAGCCAAGCAACAGAGCGGGTCGACAAAGAAGAACTCATCCACTGCCACcaacaaaaagaagaaaaagggaGACGACCGCGGTGGGTTTTCGAAAAAATGGAGTgtagatgaagaaattgaagacGAGGGCGACGTTTTCGGTGATGAATTGGATGAACATGATATTGTACGTTCCGGGGTTCGTTACCAACCGTTGCCGCTTCCTAAACCCCCAGCTGGTTTTGTTGTGGATGAACAAGGGAAGGTTCTCATAGCTTCCAACAAACGAATCGTAACTTTG ATAGATCCCAGTAATAACTTCCCACTGGAGTGCTCTGTCAGAAGGGTGTTTAGAAGTTCAGGAGAGGATGAGTGTATGCTGCTTTGCCCTGTTGATAC GCCTGTTCAAATTCTGAAGAGCAAGAACGTTGAAGGATGGTCAGCT ATTAGTGATGAAGAAGTTGAAGCTATTCTTCCCACAGCTGCGTACGCACTTGCCAAGATTCACATGCATTTGGTACATAGTGG ATTTTGTTATACAGCAAGGGGTGGGTTTTGCTATACTGAGGATGATATATTTGAATTCCATACAG ATGATGGTCAAGATGTGGATGGCTTGCCAACTGAAGGCATAGAGATTACATGCTTCCATATG GATGGAAGCCATTATATGATTTATACACCTTCTGATCCCCTTCTCTTCGTTGTCAAGAAG GATCAGAGTGGCCAACTGCAAATTGCTGATGAT GATCTACTCGAGGACCCGGCTGTTGTTGGTGCGATAGATGAGGAGACAGAATTCAATGCCTTGGTG GAAGAAGAAGCAGCCCTTCTGGATACCTTATCAGGGAAAAGATGA
- the LOC124914886 gene encoding vacuolar protein sorting-associated protein 20 homolog 2-like — translation MGNIFVKKPKITEVDRAILSLKTQRRKLADYQRQLDTVIEAEKQAARDLLREKKKDRALLALKKKKVQEELLKKIDAWLINVEQQLADIELANKQKAVFESLKAGSSAMKAIQSEVKLEDVQKLMDDTEEAKAYQDEMNAILGEKLTAEDEEEVLAEFDNLEAQMAINDLPEVPQTTLPAKEEEEVETLDLPDVPTKAPVASEAVPKKKVLEEPLAA, via the exons ATGGGTAACATATTCGTGAAGAAACCCAAGATCACGGAGGTCGATAGAGCAATTCTTTCTCTCAAGACCCAAAGACGTAAGCTCGCCGACTATCAGCGCCAG CTTGATACTGTGATTGAGGCTGAAAAACAGGCTGCAAGAGACTTGCTTCGCGAAAAGAAGAAAGATAGGGCACTGTTGgcattgaaaaagaaaaaggtgCAGGAGGAATTGTTGAAGAAAATCGACGCCTGGCTTATTAATGTTGAGCAGCAA ttggCAGATATTGAACTTGCAAACAAGCAAAAAGCTGTATTTGAGAGTTTGAAAGCTGGAAGTAGTGCAATGAAAGCAATCCAAAGTGAGGTTAAGTTGGAGGATGTTCAGAAACTGATGGATGACACTGAAGAAGCAAAAGCATACCAAGAT GAAATGAATGCTATTTTGGGTGAGAAGCTAACTGCCGAGGATGAAGAAGAGGTTCTAGCTGAATTTGACAACTTGGAAGCTCAG ATGGCAATAAATGATCTTCCAGAGGTTCCTCAAACAACTCTGCCTGctaaagaggaagaagaagttgAAACTTTGGACCTTCCTGATGTGCCAACTAAGGCACCCGTTGCTTCAGAAGCTGTACCAAAGAAGAAAG TGTTGGAAGAACCTTTGGCTGcctaa
- the LOC124914929 gene encoding cyclin-dependent kinase E-1 has product MGDGNIGSSSSNRGNSGGGSNSNKPEWLQQYDLIGKIGEGTYGLVFLARIKSNRSKCIAIKKFKQSKDGDGVSPTAIREIMLLREINHENVVKLVNVHINHMDMSLYLAFDYSEHDLYEIIRHHRDKVSQMINPYTVKSLLWQLLNGLNYLHSNWIIHRDLKPSNILVMGEGEEHGVVKIADFGLARIYLGPLKPLSENGVVVTIWYRAPELLLGAKHYTSAVDIWAVGCIFAELLTLKPLFQGQEVKAIPNPFQLDQLDKIFRVLGHPTTDKWPTLVNHPHWQADVQHIQSHKYESPGLHSVVHLSPKSAAFDLLSKMLEYDPKRRLTAQQALDHEYFKLEPVHGRNSLHPIQPGEKIVNYPVRPVDTTTDFEGTSVLQSSSQQVSSGNVSGSHAVQTRTAPRPMQHMVGMQRMQGQGMPPYNNNMGQQSGMGGGMNPNMPMQRGVTPQQQQQMRRKEQGMPGYPPQPKSRRF; this is encoded by the exons ATGGGAGACGGCAACATCGGTTCTAGCTCTAGCAATAGAGGCAACAGCGGCGGCGGCAGCAACAGTAATAAGCCCGAATGGCTGCAACAGTACGATCTGATTGGGAAGATCGGAGAAGGCACTTACGGGTTGGTTTTTCTGGCGAGGATTAAGTCCAATAGGAGCAAGTGTATCGCGATTAAAAAGTTTAAGCAGTCCAAGGATGGAGACGGTGTTTCCCCTACCGCTATCCGCGAAATCATG TTGCTTCGAGAGATAAATCATGAGAATGTGGTGAAGCTTGTAAATGTGCACATTAATCATATGGACATGTCACTCTATCTGGCTTTTGATTATTCTGAGCATGATCTCTAT GAAATAATTCGACATCATAGGGACAAGGTTAGCCAAATGATCAATCCATATACTGTCAAGTCATTGCTTTGGCAGCTACTGAATGGGCTGAACTATCTCCACAG CAACTGGATCATACATCGAGATCTGAAGCCGTCAAATATCTTA GTTATGGGTGAGGGAGAAGAGCATGGAGTAGTAAAAATTGCTGATTTTGGACTTGCAAGGATTTATCTAGGTCCCTTGAAGCCATTATCCGAAAATGGG GTGGTTGTGACTATTTGGTATCGTGCACCAGAGTTGCTTCTTGGGGCAAAGCACTATACTAGTGCTGTTG ATATTTGGGCTGTAGGATGCATATTTGCTGAGCTTCTAACATTGAAGCCACTGTTCCAAGGGCAAGAAGTGAAAGCCATTCCAAATCCTTTTCAG CTTGACCAACTTGACAAAATATTCCGAGTCCTTG GTCATCCCACAACAGATAAGTGGCCAACATTAGTGAATCATCCACATTGGCAAGCAGACGTTCAACATATTCAATCTCATAAATA CGAGAGTCCTGGACTTCACAGTGTTGTGCACCTGTCTCCAAAGTCAGCTGCATTTGATCTGCTTTCCAAGATGCTGGA ATATGATCCTAAAAGGCGTTTAACTGCACAACAAGCTCTTGACCATGA GTATTTCAAGCTCGAACCTGTTCATGGACGAAA TTCCCTGCACCCAATACAACCTGGAGAAAAAATTGTCAATTATCCTGTCCGTCCAGTGGATACAACAACAGACTTTGAAGGCACAAGTGTCCTTCAATCTTCTTCTCAACAG GTGTCATCTGGAAATGTGTCGGGTTCTCATGCTGTACAAACTAGAACTGCACCTCGACCGATGCAACATATGGTAGGTATGCAAAGAATGCAAGGTCAAGGAATGCCaccttataataataatatgggtCAACAAAGTGGGATGGGTGGCGGTATGAATCCCAACATGCCTATGCAACGCGGTGTTACTCCTCAACAGCAGCAGCAg ATGCGAAGAAAGGAACAAGGAATGCCAGGATATCCTCCGCAACCAAAATCAAGGCGATTTTaa
- the LOC124914534 gene encoding protein disulfide-isomerase-like: MVSRSGICFFIFAISIFVSISCSASEQEHVLTLEHSNFTDTLSKHDFVVVEFYAPWCGHCKQLAPEYEKAASVLSSHDPPIVLAKVDANEEANRELATQFQVQGFPTLKIFRNGGKNIQEYKGPREADGIVDYLKKQVGPASSEIKSAEDSASRIDEKKIFVVGIFPKFSGEEFENFTALSEKLRSDYDFGHTLDAKLIPQGESSVNGPILRLLKPFDEKFVDFKDFDAEGMEKFIEESSLPTVTIFNKDPDNQPFLMKYFENPNAKAMLIVDFKSDAYSGLESTFKDVAVANKGKGVSFLLADLETSNGLLQYFGLNGDQAPLIFLQKTTGEKFYKAHLEADHIAPWVNDYLEGALKPFIKSEAIPEVNDEPVKVVVANNLQELVLGSEKNVLLEFYAPWCGHCKQLAPILEEVAVSFEKDPNIVIAKLDATANDYPTEIFEVQGYPTLYFRTSKGSLVSYDGNRTKEDIIDFIVKNRDTIAQSEEESANESDPSELKDEL; encoded by the exons ATGGTGTCTCGGTCCGGTATCTGCTTCTTCATCTTTGCAATTTCCATTTTCGTAAGTATTTCGTGTTCCGCTTCAGAACAAGAGCATGTTCTCACTCTTGAGCATTCAAACTTCACCGATACTCTCAGCAAACACGACTTCGTTGTCGTTGAGTTCTACGCTCCTTG GTGTGGACATTGCAAGCAGCTTGCCCCAGAG TACGAGAAAGCTGCATCTGTTTTGAGTAGTCATGATCCTCCAATTGTCCTCGCTAAAGTTGATGCAAATGAAGAAGCAAACAGAGAGCTTGCTACACAATTTCAAGTTCAGGGTTTCCCTACCTTAAAGATCTTTAGAAATGGAGGAAAGAACATTCAAGAATACAAAGGCCCTCGAGAAGCTGATGGTATAGTAGACTACTTGAAAAAACAAGTTGGTCCTGCTTCTTCTGAAATTAAATCTGCTGAAGACTCCGCCAGCAGAATTGATGAGAAAAAGATTTTTGTT GTGGGCATATTTCCTAAGTTCTCTGGAGAAGAGTTTGAGAACTTTACAGCTCTTTCTGAGAAGTTGCGATCTGATTATGATTTCGGCCACACTTTGGATGCTAAACTCATTCCTCAGGGTGAATCATCAGTCAATGGCCCCATCCTTAGGTTACTCAAACCATTTGATGAGAAATTTGTTGATTTCAAG GATTTTGATGCAGAAGGTATGGAGAAATTTATTGAAGAATCTAGTCTGCCTACCGTGACTATCTTTAACAAAGACCCAGATAATCAACCTTTCCTAATGAAGTACTTTGAAAATCCTAATGCTAAG GCGATGTTAATTGTGGACTTCAAAAGCGATGCTTACAGTGGTTTAGAGTCAACATTCAAAGATGTTGCAGTGGCAAACAAAGGGAAAGGTGTAAGCTTCTTATTGGCTGATCTGGAAACAAGTAACGGTCTATTGcag TATTTTGGACTAAATGGTGATCAGGCACCTCTAATATTCTTACAAAAGACTACCGGTGAGAAATTTTACAAGGCTCATTTGGAAGCTGACCATATTGCTCCATGGGTGAACGATTATCTG GAGGGTGCTTTGAAGCCATTCATTAAATCTGAGGCAATTCCAGAAGTAAACGATGAACCTGTGAAAGTAGTTGTTGCTAATAACCTCCAGGAACTTGTGCTAGGCTCAGAAAAAAAtg TTCTACTAGAATTCTATGCACCATGGTGTGGACATTGCAAGCAATTAGCACCCATATTGGAGGAAGTTGCTGTCTCCTTTGAGAAAGATCCCAACATCGTTATTGCCAAACTG GATGCGACTGCCAACGACTATCCAACTGAGATATTTGAAGTTCAAGGGTACCCTACATTGTACTTTAGAACGTCAAAGGGGAGTCTAGTGTCATATGATGGAAACAGGACAAAGGAGGATATTATCGACTTCATTGTGAAGAATCGGGATACAATTGCCCAATCCGAAGAAGAATCCGCTAACGAGTCTGACCCATCCGAATTGAAAGATGAACTGTGA